One Coffea arabica cultivar ET-39 chromosome 5e, Coffea Arabica ET-39 HiFi, whole genome shotgun sequence DNA segment encodes these proteins:
- the LOC113690400 gene encoding large ribosomal subunit protein uL2, which translates to MGRVIRAQRKGRCSVFKSHTHHRKGPARFRSLDFGERNGYLKGVVTEVLHDPGRGAPLARVSFRHPFRYQQQKELFVAAEGMFTGQFVYCGKKATLMVGNVLPLRSIPEGAVVCNVEHKMGDRGVFARASGDYAIVISHNPDNGTTRIKLPSGAKKIVPSGCRAMIGQVAGGGRTEKPLLKAGNAYHKYRVKRNCWPKVRGVAMNPVEHPHGGGNHQHIGHASTVRRDAPPGQKVGLIAARRTGRLRGQAAATAAKADKA; encoded by the exons ATGGGTCGTGTGATCCGAGCTCAACGTAAGGGAAGATGCTCCGTCTTCAAATCCCACACCCACCACCGCAAGGGCCCCGCCCGCTTCCGTTCTCTGGACTTCGGCGAGCGCAACGGCTACTTGAAAGGAGTCGTCACCGAAGTCCTTCACGACCCGGGTCGCGGTGCCCCGTTAGCCCGTGTCAGTTTCCGCCACCCTTTCCGTTACCAGCAACAGAAGGAGTTGTTTGTTGCCGCCGAAGGAATGTTTACTGGGCAATTCGTTTACTGCGGGAAGAAAGCTACTTTGATGGTCGGAAATGTTTTGCCCCTCAGATCCATCCCTGAAGGAGCTGTGGTTTGCAACGTGGAGCATAAGATGGGTGACCGTGGTGTCTTTGCTAGAGCCTCTGGTGATTATGCTATCGTTATCAGTCACAACCCTGATAACGGAACCACTAG GATCAAGCTTCCATCTGGAGCTAAGAAGATTGTGCCCAGTGGGTGCCGTGCTATGATTGGTCAGGTTGCTGGAGGTGGACGTACTGAGAAGCCCCTTCTTAAGGCTGGTAATGCTTACCACAAGTACCGCGTGAAGAGGAACTGCTGGCCTAAGGTTCGTGGTGTTGCTATGAATCCTGTGGAACATCCTCATGGTGGTGGTAACCATCAACATATTGGTCATGCTAGCACAGTTCGCCGTGATGCACCACCTGGTCAAAAGGTTGGTCTTATTGCCGCACGTAGGACTGGTCGTCTCCGAGGTCAAGCTGCCGCTACAGCTGCCAAAGCTGATAAGGCTTAA